One stretch of Candidatus Baltobacteraceae bacterium DNA includes these proteins:
- a CDS encoding glycine/sarcosine/betaine reductase selenoprotein B family protein → MNSDAQTRANAAQMPVLEFATTAFTVPPRLSQATVAIVTTGALVGDGHADWNQGEETFRVLPRAQRAFRMAHWSLNFDRTGFTSDINVLYPIDRLEELAAEGIIGGVAPRHLSFMGALHDTLSTIRLDTGPAAAKLLRDDGVSVVLLTGA, encoded by the coding sequence ATGAACTCTGACGCGCAAACGCGCGCAAACGCCGCACAGATGCCCGTCCTCGAATTTGCGACGACCGCGTTCACCGTACCGCCGCGGCTATCGCAAGCGACGGTAGCGATCGTGACGACCGGCGCGCTCGTCGGCGACGGTCACGCGGATTGGAATCAAGGCGAGGAAACATTTCGCGTACTCCCGCGCGCCCAGCGCGCCTTCCGCATGGCGCATTGGAGTCTCAACTTCGATCGCACCGGCTTTACGAGCGACATCAACGTGCTCTATCCGATCGACCGCCTCGAAGAGCTTGCGGCCGAAGGCATCATCGGCGGCGTCGCGCCACGGCATCTTTCATTCATGGGCGCTCTGCACGATACGCTCTCGACGATTCGTCTGGACACCGGACCCGCAGCCGCCAAGCTGCTGCGCGACGACGGCGTAAGCGTGGTGCTACTGACCGGAGCTTGA
- a CDS encoding ABC transporter permease — protein MELLRRIAWVRNFGFVAIVVIVWQFFSGYVFPKTHPSFVTLMPPPSAVAVAAYQLVVTGELGIQAWASFEREMVAFIAAALTAIPLGMAMGWWRSFYNQMIPLTEMLRPMPPLAWIPLGILWFGVGNTENEFIIFLAVFFPVLINTIAGIRSVDLQMIRAARSLGANESAILFRVAWNAALPQIFTGLRVGFGIGWMALVAAEITGARTGLGFLMWDSRNFLRTDIIITCMVTIGFLGLAFDQVLLLLMRWALPWWREAR, from the coding sequence ATGGAGCTTCTTCGGCGCATTGCCTGGGTGCGCAATTTCGGTTTCGTTGCGATTGTCGTGATCGTGTGGCAATTCTTCAGCGGCTACGTATTTCCGAAGACGCATCCGTCGTTCGTGACGCTGATGCCGCCACCGTCGGCGGTTGCCGTCGCGGCCTACCAGCTTGTCGTCACCGGCGAGCTCGGAATTCAGGCGTGGGCGAGCTTCGAGCGCGAGATGGTCGCATTCATAGCCGCAGCGCTAACCGCGATTCCGCTTGGCATGGCGATGGGTTGGTGGCGCAGCTTCTACAATCAGATGATTCCTTTGACCGAGATGCTGCGGCCGATGCCGCCGCTGGCATGGATTCCGCTCGGCATCTTATGGTTCGGCGTCGGCAATACGGAAAATGAGTTCATTATCTTTCTCGCGGTGTTCTTTCCGGTCCTGATCAACACGATCGCGGGAATTCGTTCCGTCGATCTTCAGATGATTCGCGCGGCGCGCAGCCTCGGCGCCAACGAAAGCGCAATTCTGTTTCGCGTCGCGTGGAATGCCGCACTGCCGCAGATTTTCACCGGCCTGCGCGTCGGCTTCGGCATCGGGTGGATGGCGCTGGTCGCCGCCGAGATCACCGGGGCACGAACCGGCCTCGGATTTCTGATGTGGGACTCGCGCAACTTTCTGCGCACCGACATCATTATTACGTGCATGGTCACGATCGGCTTTCTCGGCCTAGCGTTCGATCAGGTCTTGCTGCTCCTCATGCGTTGGGCGCTGCCGTGGTGGCGGGAAGCTCGCTGA
- a CDS encoding ABC transporter ATP-binding protein: protein MAKLVVDHVNKVFRLARERTELVALKDISFTVEDGQFYSVLGHSGCGKTTLLNMIAAHEKPTSGTLTIDGKPIVSPDWTKTIVFQEHALFPWYSVYRNITFGLEMKRLPRSEIKEIAARYIDLVGLRGFEDRYPGELSGGMRQRVSLARSLAVQPLILLMDEPLAALDAQTRMFMQDELERIWQRDRKTVVMVTHSIEEAVKLSDVILVLSPRPGRVRSVFAIDLPRPRKETDPRFLEIKEQIRDLIFQDFVESAL, encoded by the coding sequence TTGGCCAAGCTCGTCGTCGATCACGTCAATAAAGTCTTTCGCCTCGCGCGCGAGCGCACGGAACTGGTCGCCCTCAAAGACATTTCGTTTACGGTCGAGGACGGCCAGTTCTATAGCGTGCTCGGCCATAGCGGCTGCGGGAAGACCACGCTCTTGAACATGATCGCGGCGCACGAGAAGCCGACCAGCGGAACTTTGACGATCGATGGAAAGCCGATCGTCTCGCCCGATTGGACGAAGACGATCGTGTTTCAAGAGCACGCGCTTTTCCCGTGGTACTCGGTATACCGGAACATCACGTTCGGCCTCGAGATGAAACGTTTGCCGCGGTCTGAGATCAAAGAGATCGCGGCGCGCTACATCGATCTCGTTGGACTGCGCGGCTTTGAAGATCGCTATCCGGGCGAACTGTCGGGCGGCATGCGGCAACGCGTCTCGCTGGCGCGTTCGCTCGCCGTGCAGCCGTTGATCCTGCTGATGGACGAGCCGCTCGCCGCGCTCGACGCACAAACGCGAATGTTCATGCAAGACGAGCTCGAGCGCATCTGGCAACGCGACCGCAAGACCGTCGTGATGGTGACACACAGCATCGAGGAGGCGGTTAAACTCTCGGACGTCATCCTGGTTCTCTCGCCGCGCCCGGGCCGCGTCCGTTCGGTGTTTGCGATCGACTTGCCGCGGCCGCGTAAAGAGACCGACCCGCGCTTCCTTGAGATCAAGGAGCAGATCCGCGACCTGATCTTTCAGGACTTCGTCGAAAGCGCTTTGTAG
- a CDS encoding ABC transporter substrate-binding protein, with protein MKKFICFLILMSLAGSASYAAPSRTFTPWGWPQPYDQVSQKSIDWLKSKGYWPLSIAWTGPWSGEDSIATAMEHLQLLQKRGVEAKYTEYIGGPPINESMLAGRSQVGFEGNFPFTTLLVKQFPVVDLAVLSPNLLHCVVVPNDSPYKSLKDWANQKTPLSVGVLIGSSPEFYFQDAARVNGVVIGKDVTLVNMPVADEITMPRGIAGVVPWEPTCSFMADYLKTGRIMDESYAYSMYEGNYYVTADVVKNAPDVAQALTDAFMEATLYIRYHPDEVVDWLSVDPMLKHFPKAMLAQQQLDYNNLYKPTAAYPFPRYWATENARIAEFLYKNKTVTRLLTAQDYFVAWDPHYMDATFKKLGWKVPSTPPWIPKNWPGRIGHPPYPTYYNTSTLKKPQPWPEKGDLTAAWQFEGKTYQP; from the coding sequence GTGAAGAAATTCATTTGCTTCCTGATTTTGATGTCGCTCGCCGGCAGCGCAAGCTACGCGGCGCCTTCGCGAACGTTTACACCGTGGGGCTGGCCGCAGCCGTACGACCAGGTTTCACAGAAGTCGATCGACTGGCTCAAATCGAAGGGGTATTGGCCGCTTTCAATCGCGTGGACGGGGCCGTGGTCGGGTGAGGACAGCATCGCAACGGCGATGGAGCATCTGCAGCTGCTTCAAAAGCGCGGCGTCGAGGCCAAATACACCGAATACATCGGCGGCCCACCGATCAACGAGTCGATGCTCGCCGGCCGCTCGCAAGTCGGTTTCGAAGGCAACTTCCCGTTCACGACGCTGCTCGTCAAGCAATTCCCCGTCGTCGATCTTGCGGTGCTTAGCCCGAATCTGTTGCATTGCGTCGTCGTGCCGAATGACTCGCCGTACAAGTCCCTCAAAGATTGGGCCAATCAAAAGACGCCGCTCAGCGTCGGAGTGCTGATCGGCTCGTCGCCTGAGTTCTATTTCCAAGACGCAGCGCGCGTCAACGGCGTCGTGATCGGCAAGGACGTTACGCTTGTGAACATGCCGGTCGCGGACGAGATCACAATGCCGCGCGGTATCGCCGGCGTCGTTCCTTGGGAGCCGACGTGCTCGTTCATGGCCGACTATCTGAAGACGGGCAGGATCATGGATGAAAGCTACGCCTACAGCATGTATGAGGGCAATTACTACGTCACCGCGGATGTCGTAAAAAATGCGCCCGACGTCGCGCAAGCGTTGACCGACGCGTTCATGGAAGCGACACTCTACATTCGCTATCATCCCGACGAGGTCGTTGACTGGCTGAGCGTCGACCCGATGCTCAAGCACTTTCCGAAAGCGATGCTCGCGCAGCAGCAACTCGATTACAACAACCTGTATAAGCCGACCGCCGCATATCCGTTCCCCCGGTATTGGGCGACGGAGAATGCACGCATCGCAGAATTTCTCTACAAGAATAAGACCGTCACGCGCTTGTTGACCGCTCAAGATTACTTCGTGGCGTGGGATCCCCACTACATGGACGCGACGTTCAAGAAGCTCGGCTGGAAAGTACCGAGCACGCCGCCTTGGATTCCGAAAAACTGGCCCGGGAGAATCGGCCACCCACCGTATCCGACCTATTACAACACTTCAACATTGAAAAAGCCGCAGCCGTGGCCCGAAAAGGGTGATCTAACCGCGGCTTGGCAATTTGAAGGTAAGACGTATCAACCGTAA
- a CDS encoding 3-hydroxybutyrate dehydrogenase: MSFIDLKGRTTIITGAAGGIGRATAAELAKAGSNVALFDLADAGDIARSIALTHGVQARAYCLDIREAGSLADTIEETAGDFGSVDHLVNAHGVQYLSDLASFSEDKWKFINDVNLFGTFLTVKSAWPYMAKAGRGRIVNLASVHGIVASPLKSAYIASKHGVVGLTRAAAVEGASAGITANAICPGAVLTEMVTRQGPEYVKRFGGGISEEEALSRAFLETMPTRRFIDPSEIGQLCTYLCSDAARSITGSIIPIDGGWSAH, translated from the coding sequence GTGTCATTTATTGACCTCAAAGGCCGCACGACGATCATTACGGGCGCGGCGGGCGGTATCGGTCGAGCCACAGCCGCGGAGCTCGCCAAAGCCGGATCAAACGTCGCGCTCTTCGATCTGGCGGACGCCGGTGACATCGCGCGTTCGATCGCACTGACGCACGGCGTTCAAGCGCGTGCTTATTGTCTGGACATTCGCGAGGCCGGCTCCCTTGCCGACACCATCGAGGAAACCGCTGGGGATTTCGGTTCGGTCGACCATCTCGTCAATGCTCACGGCGTGCAATATCTCTCCGACCTGGCCTCGTTCTCGGAAGACAAGTGGAAGTTCATCAACGATGTTAATCTTTTCGGAACTTTCCTCACGGTGAAGTCGGCGTGGCCGTATATGGCAAAAGCCGGCCGGGGCAGAATCGTCAACTTGGCGAGCGTTCACGGTATCGTGGCGTCGCCGCTCAAGTCTGCCTATATTGCTTCAAAGCACGGGGTCGTCGGCTTGACCCGCGCGGCCGCCGTCGAAGGCGCATCCGCCGGAATTACGGCGAACGCAATCTGCCCGGGTGCCGTTCTTACGGAAATGGTGACCCGCCAAGGACCGGAATACGTCAAACGTTTCGGCGGCGGCATCTCCGAGGAGGAAGCGCTCAGCCGCGCGTTTCTCGAAACGATGCCGACTCGCCGCTTCATCGATCCAAGCGAGATCGGTCAGCTCTGTACCTATCTTTGTTCGGATGCCGCACGCTCGATCACAGGCTCGATCATCCCCATCGATGGTGGATGGTCGGCACACTGA
- the accC gene encoding acetyl-CoA carboxylase biotin carboxylase subunit, whose protein sequence is MIRRVLIANRGEIAVRVIRACRAAGIETVAVYSEADTESMHVEQADTAVCIGPPPGRRSYLDMSSVVAAALGTGADAIHPGYGFLAENAEFAALCASQGVIFIGPSPQAIRAVGDKIIARETVAKAGVPVVGGTKDAISDPSEAAEMARSIGMPVLLKARGGGGGRGMRVVDDASGVAAAFLDASREAEAAFGDGGMYMERYLDAVKHIEIQILADQHGTVVALGERDCSTQRRHQKLIEEAPSPGLDQTIRERLCTAAVNAARSVGYFGAGTVEFLYNPKTREFFFIEMNARIQVEHPVTEMVTGVDIVKEQLTVASGGKLSIGSDVPLAGHAIECRINAEDPSQNFMPCPGVLTRYLPPAGPGVRVDSHAYEGYCFPPNYDSLLAKLIVHGKDREESRTRMQRALNDYVIEGIKTTIPFHIAMLDHPEFRAGNITTQFVGKGMMT, encoded by the coding sequence ATGATTCGACGCGTGTTGATTGCAAATCGCGGTGAAATTGCGGTGCGCGTCATTCGAGCATGCCGCGCCGCCGGAATCGAAACGGTCGCCGTCTATTCTGAAGCCGACACGGAATCGATGCACGTCGAGCAAGCGGATACCGCAGTTTGCATCGGGCCGCCGCCCGGCCGCCGCAGCTATCTCGACATGTCGTCCGTCGTCGCCGCCGCGCTCGGCACCGGCGCAGATGCGATTCATCCCGGCTACGGCTTTCTTGCCGAGAACGCCGAGTTTGCGGCGCTCTGTGCGTCGCAAGGCGTGATATTCATCGGACCGTCGCCGCAAGCCATCCGCGCGGTCGGCGACAAGATTATTGCGCGCGAGACCGTCGCGAAGGCCGGCGTTCCCGTCGTCGGCGGAACGAAGGACGCGATCTCCGATCCCTCCGAAGCTGCTGAAATGGCGCGCTCGATCGGCATGCCCGTTCTCTTGAAGGCGCGCGGCGGAGGCGGAGGGCGCGGCATGCGCGTGGTCGATGATGCTTCCGGGGTCGCCGCTGCATTTCTCGATGCGTCGCGTGAAGCCGAAGCTGCCTTTGGCGACGGCGGAATGTACATGGAACGCTATCTTGATGCAGTCAAGCATATTGAGATTCAAATCCTCGCCGATCAGCACGGCACAGTCGTCGCGCTCGGCGAGCGCGATTGTTCGACGCAGCGCCGGCATCAAAAGCTGATCGAAGAGGCGCCCTCGCCCGGATTGGATCAGACGATTCGCGAGCGGCTGTGCACGGCAGCCGTCAACGCCGCACGTTCCGTCGGCTACTTCGGAGCGGGAACAGTCGAGTTTCTTTACAATCCGAAGACGCGCGAGTTCTTTTTCATCGAGATGAACGCGCGAATTCAAGTCGAGCACCCCGTAACGGAAATGGTCACCGGAGTTGACATCGTGAAGGAGCAGCTGACCGTAGCTTCAGGCGGCAAGCTTTCGATCGGGAGCGACGTTCCACTCGCCGGACACGCGATCGAGTGCCGTATCAACGCAGAGGATCCGTCGCAAAATTTCATGCCGTGCCCCGGCGTCCTCACGCGATACCTACCGCCGGCCGGTCCCGGCGTGCGCGTCGACAGCCACGCTTACGAGGGTTATTGCTTTCCGCCGAACTATGATTCGCTGCTCGCGAAGCTTATCGTCCACGGCAAAGATCGCGAAGAATCGCGCACGCGAATGCAACGCGCGTTGAACGACTACGTCATCGAAGGGATCAAGACGACGATTCCATTTCACATCGCAATGTTGGATCATCCGGAGTTCCGCGCCGGCAATATCACGACGCAATTCGTCGGGAAAGGGATGATGACGTGA
- the accB gene encoding acetyl-CoA carboxylase biotin carboxyl carrier protein: MNAGEILALLQRIRELGYKHFHFAQGDVVLEVDVESTGRIPQGRGRAAQAAGAREQPVPAAASTQSRADSDLIAIRAPMSGTFFRAPAPNEPPFVEVGSRVSASDTVCIVEVMKLFNTISAGVAGTVVEIAAENEQAVTTGLPLIWIRPGA; this comes from the coding sequence GTGAACGCGGGTGAGATCCTCGCGCTCTTGCAGCGGATTCGCGAGCTCGGCTACAAACATTTCCACTTCGCGCAGGGCGACGTCGTGCTCGAAGTCGACGTCGAGAGCACCGGGCGCATTCCGCAAGGCCGCGGCCGCGCTGCGCAGGCCGCAGGAGCCAGAGAGCAGCCTGTTCCAGCCGCTGCCTCGACGCAATCGCGCGCCGATTCGGATCTCATTGCGATCCGCGCGCCGATGAGCGGGACCTTTTTCCGTGCGCCGGCGCCGAATGAGCCGCCATTCGTCGAAGTGGGTAGCCGCGTGAGTGCTTCCGATACGGTCTGCATCGTCGAGGTGATGAAGCTGTTTAATACGATCTCGGCCGGCGTCGCGGGCACCGTCGTCGAGATCGCCGCCGAAAACGAGCAAGCGGTCACAACCGGGTTGCCGCTCATATGGATCAGGCCGGGCGCATGA
- a CDS encoding acetyl-CoA acetyltransferase, with protein sequence MSSDTICIVGVAESDEIGDLPNCSGLELQTQAARNALTDAGLTKGDIDGVVAHTGGRMAALNFSEYMGLTPKWLEETFVGGASNVSHMDTAAAAIRSGICSTVLVAYGTTPRQGEYVTLTPEYADDFERPFGMCFPVGAYALVAQRHMYQYGTTRAQFAKLVVESRRWAALNPKAIRRKPITIEEVLAAPAVVDPIHRLDSCLVTDAGGAYVLTTLERAGKLKKKPVAFLGAGHSYTHRSIAQKEDITTSGAAISAPRALERAGLTLDDIDVYEIYDAFTSQLLIMLEDIGLCKKGEGGTFVERTDFGPGGDIPLNTSGGGLSYLHPGAFGMFLVIEAVRQLRGECGERQVRGARHALVHGNGGVYFSEVTAILGAVA encoded by the coding sequence GTGAGCTCAGATACCATCTGCATTGTCGGCGTTGCCGAGTCCGATGAGATCGGCGATCTCCCGAACTGCTCCGGCCTCGAGCTACAGACGCAAGCCGCGCGCAACGCGCTCACCGACGCCGGTCTGACCAAAGGCGATATCGACGGTGTCGTTGCGCACACGGGCGGGCGAATGGCGGCCCTCAATTTTTCCGAGTACATGGGGCTTACACCGAAGTGGTTGGAGGAGACATTCGTCGGCGGCGCTTCCAACGTGTCGCACATGGACACGGCCGCAGCCGCAATCCGCTCCGGCATCTGTTCGACCGTTCTTGTCGCGTACGGAACGACGCCGCGGCAAGGCGAGTACGTCACCCTGACGCCGGAGTACGCCGATGATTTCGAGCGTCCGTTCGGCATGTGTTTCCCGGTCGGCGCGTATGCGCTTGTCGCGCAGCGCCACATGTATCAATACGGGACGACGCGCGCGCAGTTTGCAAAGCTCGTCGTTGAGAGTCGCCGCTGGGCGGCGCTCAATCCAAAGGCGATCCGCCGTAAGCCGATTACTATCGAAGAAGTCCTTGCCGCACCGGCCGTCGTCGATCCAATTCACCGGCTTGATTCGTGCCTTGTGACGGACGCGGGTGGAGCGTACGTGTTGACGACGCTCGAGCGGGCGGGCAAGCTAAAGAAGAAGCCGGTCGCGTTTCTTGGTGCCGGCCATTCATATACTCACCGCTCGATCGCGCAGAAGGAAGATATCACGACGAGCGGCGCCGCGATCTCTGCGCCACGCGCCCTCGAACGCGCCGGACTGACGCTCGATGATATCGACGTCTACGAAATTTACGATGCGTTTACGAGCCAGCTGCTGATCATGCTGGAAGACATCGGTCTCTGCAAAAAGGGCGAGGGCGGGACGTTCGTCGAGCGTACCGATTTTGGTCCGGGTGGCGATATTCCGCTCAATACCTCGGGCGGCGGTCTTTCATACTTGCATCCGGGTGCATTCGGGATGTTTCTCGTGATCGAAGCCGTGCGTCAGTTGCGCGGTGAGTGCGGAGAACGCCAAGTGCGTGGCGCTCGTCACGCGCTCGTGCACGGCAACGGCGGTGTCTATTTCAGCGAGGTCACTGCGATCCTCGGAGCGGTCGCATGA
- a CDS encoding Zn-ribbon domain-containing OB-fold protein, whose amino-acid sequence MSESPKELRTLYKSELAGSAYQPTRSPEAKPFWDGCREHRLMLPQCTACKRFHFYPRKFCPYCDSRTISWVQSSGTGTIYSFAVVRQKIEPAFAHLIPYAIAIIDVSEGIRMLSRIHGRIDDVACGRPVHVTFEELSPAVTVPLFSMSRGEHA is encoded by the coding sequence ATGAGCGAGTCACCCAAAGAGCTGCGCACGCTCTATAAATCGGAGCTCGCGGGAAGCGCCTATCAACCAACGCGCTCGCCCGAGGCGAAGCCGTTTTGGGACGGCTGCCGCGAGCATCGCTTGATGCTGCCGCAGTGCACGGCGTGCAAGCGTTTTCATTTCTATCCCCGCAAATTCTGTCCGTATTGCGATTCGCGCACGATCTCGTGGGTGCAATCGTCAGGGACCGGAACGATTTATTCTTTTGCTGTCGTGCGCCAGAAGATCGAACCGGCCTTCGCGCATCTCATTCCCTATGCGATTGCGATCATCGACGTGAGCGAAGGCATTCGCATGCTCAGCCGCATCCACGGCCGGATCGACGACGTTGCCTGCGGCAGACCGGTGCACGTGACGTTCGAAGAGCTCTCACCGGCAGTGACGGTTCCCCTGTTTTCGATGTCCCGAGGTGAACATGCGTAA
- a CDS encoding pyruvate carboxylase subunit B, translating into MRKIKLIDTTIRDGQQSLWATRMTNEMVLPYLPRMDEMGFDYIDLLGGAVFDVCVRFLREDPWERMRQAARLVKKTPLNVWTRGQSLFTFEMFPDDVVELAVRRVAATGAKRFTCFDPIHDIRNIELSMRVAKECGMETVGHVVYTISPIHTDEYYVAKAKEILALGVDVLGIKDPGGLLSVERARTLVPAIRAIDANIPLELHSHCRGSVGELVLLESVPLGADIVYTAVRPLASSDALPDALYCTRNLRRMGYEVGVSEDGLLEMQDHFTEVAIKYGKPIVPPNRYDPFLYKHQVPGGMISNLHSQLRELGMEDRIGEVMDEAPQVREDLGYPVLVSPFAQFAITQATINVVSGKRYGTIPDEVARYVLGYYGKPAGPIAPIVQERVAETTKGRAAITRRPGEVIEPRLEATRKARGPFLSDDDLLLAVFYAPAQLDPLFAARGAASTSVLQPSLKALLANLEALPRKRTFRLDVPEFVAEGAR; encoded by the coding sequence ATGCGTAAAATCAAGCTCATCGACACCACGATCCGCGACGGCCAGCAGTCGCTTTGGGCGACGCGCATGACGAACGAGATGGTCCTTCCGTATTTGCCGCGCATGGACGAGATGGGTTTCGACTATATCGATCTGCTGGGCGGCGCGGTGTTCGACGTCTGCGTCCGGTTCTTGCGCGAGGATCCGTGGGAGCGCATGCGCCAGGCTGCGCGTCTTGTGAAGAAGACGCCGCTCAACGTGTGGACGCGCGGACAAAGCTTGTTTACCTTCGAGATGTTCCCGGACGACGTCGTCGAGTTAGCCGTGCGTCGCGTTGCCGCTACGGGAGCGAAGCGCTTTACGTGTTTTGACCCGATTCATGACATTCGCAATATCGAGCTTTCCATGCGCGTTGCAAAAGAATGCGGAATGGAAACCGTCGGCCACGTCGTGTACACGATTAGTCCGATTCATACCGACGAATACTACGTCGCAAAGGCCAAAGAGATTCTCGCCTTGGGTGTCGACGTGCTCGGCATCAAAGACCCCGGCGGTTTGCTTTCGGTCGAGCGCGCGCGGACACTCGTTCCGGCGATTCGCGCGATCGATGCGAATATTCCGCTCGAGCTGCATTCGCATTGCCGCGGCAGCGTCGGGGAGCTCGTACTACTCGAAAGCGTCCCGCTGGGTGCCGACATCGTGTACACCGCCGTTCGTCCGCTTGCGTCGTCCGACGCGTTGCCGGATGCACTCTACTGCACTCGCAACTTGCGCCGCATGGGCTATGAGGTCGGTGTTTCTGAAGACGGTCTCCTCGAGATGCAAGATCACTTCACGGAAGTTGCGATCAAGTACGGCAAACCAATCGTGCCACCCAACCGGTACGATCCGTTCCTTTACAAGCACCAAGTCCCGGGCGGCATGATCTCGAATCTGCACTCGCAGCTGCGCGAGCTCGGCATGGAAGATCGTATCGGCGAGGTGATGGATGAAGCGCCGCAAGTGCGCGAAGACCTCGGATACCCCGTGCTCGTGAGCCCCTTCGCGCAATTCGCGATCACGCAAGCGACGATCAATGTCGTCAGCGGCAAACGTTACGGCACGATCCCGGACGAAGTCGCACGCTACGTCCTCGGATACTACGGTAAGCCGGCCGGACCGATCGCGCCGATCGTCCAAGAGCGCGTCGCGGAAACGACAAAGGGAAGGGCGGCGATCACGCGGCGGCCAGGCGAAGTCATCGAGCCGCGACTGGAAGCGACGCGCAAAGCGCGCGGACCGTTCCTCTCGGACGACGATTTGCTCTTGGCCGTGTTCTATGCGCCGGCGCAGCTCGATCCGCTCTTCGCAGCGCGCGGCGCGGCGAGTACGTCCGTGTTACAACCGTCGCTAAAAGCGTTGCTCGCGAATCTCGAGGCGCTGCCGCGCAAACGCACGTTCCGTCTGGACGTTCCGGAATTCGTCGCGGAGGGCGCCCGATAA